The Rhodopirellula halodulae DNA segment CAATCGTCTCGGTGTAGACCCTATGCCCCGTTTCCACATGAGGATGCACTCCGTCCGTGGAGAACACCATTGGCGTTGCCTGGAAGTCCGCCGGCTTGGGTGCCTGGAACACCAACTCTCCGGCCGACTCCAACCGAGCCACTTCGACGCCAAAATGAATCGATGGGATTTGGTAGTGGTCGGCCAACACTTCCATCGCACTGGCGGCTCGCGGCATCTTTCCCGCTTGCAGATCACCCAGCATTTGTTTGGTCAACGTGTAAAGAAAGCAGATGTCGATGTTCGGATCCGCCGCCCAAGTCTGCCGAACGATTCCCTCCATCGATTGGTGAATGCGTTCGGGTGCAACACCCCCATCGTTGACCGCGAATTCCACGAACAACAAATCAGGTTGGTGACGCAGAGCATCTTGCTGCAGACGAAAAACGCCCAGCCCCGAACCGGTCCCTCCAATCGCCGCATGAATTTCTTCGATCGTTGCGTTGGGGTATCGCTCCGCCAACCAGTCTCGCGATTGGACTCTCCACCCAGGTGCCGCGGTGATGCTTCCGCCCAGATAAGCGACTCGTACCGTTTCCCCCGCTTCGGCTTTCGCGATGAAGTTGGGCAGTCCCTGCCGAGGATGACACTCAACCGCTTCACGAAGCGAATCCTCCGCACCCGCCGGGCTCAACGAGCCCACCACGAGCGAGAATACGATTGGCGCGAGCAACGAGGGCGTTGCTGATGAGGACGCTACTGATGGAGACGACTCTGACATGAAGAAACGCATGGTGGGAAGATTTGGGTGGGAGACAACGCAACCTCGAATGGGTCGCTGGCGGGGACCGTCACGGACGCGACGGCTGAGCCCAAGCATAGACCGAAGACTCGACGAGTTTCCAGCAAATCACCGTTCCAACGACGACATGACGGTAGAATCGTTTTCTTTTCGAAAATCTGTGTGACAAACCTGCGGCGGCCGTGTTTGGCTGGCAGGAGAAAATGTTTTGCTTGGACCAGAAACACGAACGTCGCTGATCGGCAACCTCGAGAACCCAGCTTCGGAAGAAGTATGGACCGAGTTTGTCGCCATTTACCGACCGCTCGTGATTCGCGTGGCCCAAGCCAAAGGGTTGCAACACGCCGACGCGGAAGATCTCTCTCAAGAGGTCTTTGCCGTCGTTCGCCGTTCCATTGCTTCCTTTCATTCGCGCGGTGATGGATCGTTTCGAGCTTGGTTGTTTCGGATCACTCGCAATTTGGTCATCAACCATCTGACTCGGTCCCAAGGGCCGATCGGGTCGGGTGACAGCCAAGTTCATCGGTGGTTGCAACAACAGCCGGATCCAACCCAAGAGACGGCAACGCTGTTTGATTTCGAACTGCGTCGTCAACAACTTCACTGGGCCGCGGATCGGGTGCAACCCAAAGTGGAACCGGACACATGGCAAGCGTTCTGGATGACCGCTGTGGAAGGGCACTCTTTCTCCGAGGTCGCTCGGTCCCTCGACAAATCGGTGGGAGCCGTGCGGATGGCAAAGTGTCGTGTGATGGCACGATTGCAAAAAGAAGTCCAGCAACTTTCCAGCCAATGGGAATCCAACCAATGATCGCACGACCTCCGATAAAACAGACACACCTTTCCGAAGACACGCTGCATGCCTTTCTTCATGACGAACTGAAAGACGACACCCGCGAGGTCACGCAGCACATCGAAACGTGCGAACAGTGCCAACGACAAGTGGAACAATTGGCCACGAGCGGTTGGAATGACGACGATCTCGGGCAGCTTCTTCGCGACCGCGGATCGGCGAATCGACTCGCCCAAGAAAACCCAACCTTGCCACCATCCGGTCGCAACGATGTTGATACGGACGACTTTCTCACGAACGCAAATCTGAAACACTCAGCGGGTGCTCGGCCTCTGAGCTTTCTGGATGAGCCCACCGACGGTGACTCGATCGGTCGTTTCGCACGCTATGAAATCAAAGAGATCCTCGGCCGTGGCGGCATGGGTATTGTCATGCGTGCCTTGGACACTTCCCTGGGGCGTCAATGTGCCGTGAAAGTCTTGTCTCCTGAACTCGCCACTTCCGCCGCAGCTCGCAAACGTTTTTCGCGAGAGGCGCGTAGTGCGGCCGCCGTGGTGCATCCGCATGTGGTGCCCATTCAAACCGTCGACGAACACAACGGTTTGCCCTACTTGGTCATGCCGGTCGTGGAAGGACAAAGCCTGCAACAACGAGTCGAACAAGGCGGCCCGTTGTCGCCGTTGGAAGCCGTCCGCATCGCAACTCAAATCGCCGAGGGTTTGACTGCGGCCCACGAACAAGGGCTCATCCATCGCGACATCAAACCCGCCAACATCCTACTGGAGAACGGAGTCGAACGTGTTCAAATCACCGACTTTGGTTTGGCTCGCGCAGTTGACGACGCCAGCATGACTCGCAGCGGAGTGATCGCGGGAACGCCACAGTACATGTCACCGGAACAGGCTCATGGTGACGCGATGGATCATCGAAGCGACCTGTTTTCTTTGGGCAGTGTCATCTACTTCATGCTGACCGGCCGCAGTCCCTTCCGAGCCGAAACCACCATGGGCGTGCTTAACCGCATCGGTAACGACGCCCCACGTTCGCTTCGTGAAATCAATGCGGAGGTTCCGGATTGGCTGGAATCATTGGTAATGCGTTTGCTCAGCAAAGATCCATCGCATCGCTACCAACGATCCGCAGACGTCGCGGAGGTTCTCAAAGGTTGGCAAGCGTATTTGCTGGATCCCACTCGCTCGCCACCCGAACCCATAAAACCCATTGCAACCAGTCCGACCAATCCCAAAGGTGGCAGAAGCTTTATCGGAACTCGTTTCCCCTGGATCTTGGCAGCCGGGATGTTCGGGTTCTTCGCATGGGCCGCGATTGTGTTGGTGTTGCAGTCGGACAATGGCACGCTCCGCATCGAAAGTCACGCGGAGCAAGATCTGCCCATCCAAGTTCGTCGTGGGGACGAAGTGGTTCAAGAGATGACCGTCACGGACGATGGACAATCGATCCAAGTCCGCTCGGGTGAATACACCGTCGAAATCGCAGGGCAATACGATGGGATCCAGATCGACAACCAACAAGTCAAGATTGAACGTGGTGATACACACGTCATCACCATTACTCAGCAGACCAACGATCCCAATGCCCCCAATCCGTTGAGCCAAAATGCTCACCGACAAAACAAACCCGTTTCCGAGCCACCCAAAATCTCGCCTTTCACAAGAATGGTGTTTGAAGGCGGACGCGTTGTCGTTGTCTCGGACGACGAGACCTTTGAAGTCTTAGAAATTGAACGTTTTCCGATTGACGAGCTGATCGAAAAGACGCAGCGGATCTATGGTCAGAAGTGGAAAAAGCGTCTCAGCGAAGATTTACCCGAAGTCCTGGGCAATTTGGATGTCGAACCGAAGCAGACAGTGCGTCTGAAACTGAGGGCAATCGACACGGGAGACATTGAGATCACCGAAAAGATGATGACGGAAGCCAATCGCCGGCAGCTTTACATCGACAACGAACACAACCAACCTGAAGTCGCCAAACGACTCGAGATGTCACAACTCAAGCGTGAGCCCTCCACCGACAGCGATCTCGAAAAAACCAAAAGCATCTTGCCACTTCATTGGGGTGGCACGACCTATGGCTTCCGTGTGACGATCGACAACGATGTCAAACACGAAGGCGATGCAAGCGCTTCGTTGGAAGCTCTCAACAAGGAGCGAGGTATGGGATTTGGAACCTTGGTGCAAGCGATCCGCGCGGATCGCTATGCCGGCAAACGCCTGAAATACAGCGGTTTCCTCAAGACCAAAGACGTTCGTAATGCCGGACTTTGGATGCGAATTGACTCGGAAGAACGCGGAACAGTCGCCTTCGACAACATGGTGTCCCGCCGAATCCAAGGCACCCAAGATTGGCAACAGGTGGAGATCGTCTTGGATGTTCCCAAAGACGCCACCATCATCACGTTCGGCGCGATCATGTCCAACAAAGGCCGGCTTTGGGCAGATGACCTGTCGCTCGATGTGGTCGATGAATCAGTGCCCGCCACTCAGCCCGAAATGAAACCCGTGAAGCAGGAAATCCAATCTCCCATGGGAATGGCGGACCAGCCTCAAAACCTCGACTTCGAAGAAGGCCCCGGGCATACCGTCTTTCGCGGAAGAAACGTTCGAGTCTTCAATCAAGCGAGCAATCAGTTTCGGCTCAATCGTCTCCCGGGCAACTCGCGTATCCGAAAAATGCAAGACGCTGTTGAGACCTACATGTCAACGCTGCAACCACCAAGTCAGTCACAGCCAGATAATCCTCAGAAGTGAGGCTTTGCACAACGGTTGATCATTGTCGCCTTTCGCTTAGCAAAAGCTGCGTCCCTCAACGCCACTTCTGCGGAGCAGAAGGCGACTATGGTTTGAACCGCTCCACTGCATCAACAGATGTTTCACTTGGACTGGAAAGCCTCATCAAAGTCGTTCTAGACGCCAGATGCGCCCCCGGCCAACGTGGAACCCACAACGCAACTTCATTCTGATACCGCAGGTAGTCTTCGCCGAAACGAAGCTTGAGATCGCGTTCTTCCACCGGTCGGACCAGCAGGTGCCACACGACCGCGCCGGTGAACGCGTAGGCAATCACGAACCAACTGCCCAAGTACCAACCCACGGCGATGCCTTGTCCGATCCCGGCAACCGCCATTGGGTTCCGGACCAAACGGTAAGGCCCCTCAACCACCAACTTTGACGCGGTGGCGGTTGGCAGCGGTGTTGCCTCGCCTCCAACGGACATGCTGATCCCGCTCCATAGCCCTAAGACCGATGCGACCAGAAATCCACCGATGGCCACCGGTTCTTGCAATGGATGCTGGAACCGTGTTACACCCATCGTGAGCTGCCATTCCAGCAACCCCATCGGCAGCACCCACAGGAACGTGCTCCAAAAGATCGCTGTCTGAGCAAGCGTGCAAACGATCGCTCGACGAGGCAACATGCACGTCGTTCGAATCGTGGCGGGCTGTCCGTCTCTGCCGTGAATGGTTGCCATGGCCAACGATAGGCCCGCCATGCTGATCATCAGTGACGAACCAACCCACGCCTCACCGGTCCAAGCACTGACCGCGACGCAAACCAAGGTGGGATACCAAACCGTCGCTGCAACCGACCAAACCGCGATGGATGCCCAAGCAGACTGCCTCATGACCAACAGGGCCGCCAAAGCCGAACCGGCAACGATCAATCCTCCGTCCGCCAATCCAAACACCCACAACGATTCCACCGGCCAACGTTCCGGCCAAAACCAACGGATGCTGGCGGGAAACAGGATCAGCATCCCCCACCAAATCAACGTACTCGCGGCCTGCACAACCAGATAACCGGCCACGATTCGACGTGCCCATCCGCCGTCCGACACTGTCGCGTTCTGCTGACGGCTGATGGTCGTGGGCGACTCCATCGATGGCTCGGGAACGGAAGAAATGAATGTGCTTTGCGGCAAAGGTGTCGTTTCGATGACCGCAAATTCGATCGAAACCTAACGTCATTTTGTCGCAGCAATGTCCAGCGGCCCGCGGTCACTCGCTTGTTCTGCCGAGCGTCCTGGCCGCTTCGAGAAACCGCGGTGCAGGCCATCTCGGTCCCCCAAAAGACCGTTTTCACTCGGCAAAACACTGGTAAACGCGGGGGAACGGCCACGATCGAGTCCTCTAAGGGACCGCAAATCCAAACCGGTTGGGTCAAACCAAGACCTGATTCGGCCGCCCCTCGGCGGACAACTCAGCACAAAAAAGCATCGAGCCAACGAAACCACTTCATTGACACCTCAAGACATTCCGATACATTGACCTGTGAGGTCGCGTCACCGGACCGGAGATTCGCGAGACTGGGGATCCCAAGTTCCAAACGGTGCCTCTCGTCACGACAAACACATCAAAACATCTCGACCTTTCCACTTTCTGTTGTTTTCGCGGTTGATGAACCATGTCCGGACTCGAGGTCCTATTCGGTTGCATCGTTGGATTCGCCTTGGGCTTGACCGGCGGAGGAGGCGGAATCTTTGCCGTCCCGTTGTTGGTGTACGGGCTTTCGATCGCTCCACGCGAAGCGGTTGGAATCTCGTTGGCTTCCGTTGGAGGAACCGCTTTGTCGGGTGCCGTCCCAAGATTGATTCGCGGTGAGGTGGAGCTGCGAACCGGATTGCTTTTCGCCATCTCGGGAATGCTGGGGGCTCCCGTTGGCAGCTACCTGTCGACGTTGGTTCCCGAGAACGTGCTTCTGATTTTGTTCGCTTGCCTGATGTGCGTTGTCGCTCATCGCATGTGGGTCAAAGCCGCTCACCCTCAGTTGGCAACCGGAACCTGCTCCACCGAAGGCAAACCAAGAGTCGATCGATCGGCGTGTCAGCGCGATGCCGACGGCCAGCTTCGATTGACCTCGCGTTGCGCCCGATTGTTGATCGTTGTCGGTTTGGTCACGGGAGTGCTGTCAGGTCTTTTCGGAGTCGGCGGTGGATTTGTGATTGTTCCCGCGTTGGTGCTCTTCAGCGGGATGGCCATTCACTCCGCGGTGGCAACGTCGTTGTTTGTGGTTGTCTTGATCAGCATCAGCGGTGTTTCCTCCCATTTGATCGCCGGCAATGAACTCTCAAGCACAACCGCCGCGTTATTCACAGCGGGTGGACTCGTTGGCATGCAATTTGGAGGCTTCGTCGCGAAACACCTTCATGGTTCCACGTTGCAGAAAACTTTCGCGATCGCGGTCATCGTGGTCGCATGCTTTGTCATTTTGAAATCGGTCGTTGCGTAAGTCCACCTGGACATCCTCACTTGGAGAGAAACCTATGTTGCTGAAATACTTTTACGACTCCAAATTGGCTCATGCCTCGTACATGGTCGGATGTCAAAAAACCCAAGAAGCAGTGATCGTGGATCCGGGGCGTCGAATCGAACGTTACCTCGAGATGGCAGAACGCGAAGGTCTGCAAATCACCGCCGTCGCGGAAACTCATATCCATGCGGATTACGTCTCCGGAGCCCGTGAACTGGCGGACCGAGTGGGTGCCAAGCTTTTTGTGTCCGACGCCGGCCCCCAGGATTGGAAGTACGAGTATGTGAGTGGCTATCCCCACCAACTCTTGACCGATGGCGATACATTTCGGATTGGCGAGATTGGATTCGAAACGATGCACACGCCCGGACACACTCCGGAGAGCCTCTCGTTCTTGTTGACGGATCGAGGTGGCGGCGCAGCGACACCAATGGGAATTTTCACCGGTGACTTCGTCTTCGTGGGATCGATCGGCCGCCCTGACTTGCTCGAGGAAGCCGCGGGAATGATGGACACGGCGGAACCGGGAGCAAGGGACTTGTTCGCCTCCATCAAACGATTTTTCGAATTGCCTGATCACTTACAGGTGTGGCCCGCCCACGGTGCCGGAAGTGCCTGCGGCAAAGGTCTGGGTGCGATCCCTTCCTCCACCGTCGGATACGAAAAACGCTACAACCCCGCGTTGCAGTTCGACGACGAAGAGGAATTCGTTCAGTACATCTTGGCCGACCAACCCGAAGCTCCGAAATACTTCGCGGTGATGAAACGAGTCAACAAGGAAGGCCCCAAAATCCTGGGCGCGGACCATCACCACGAGATGCTTTCACTGGACCGTTTGGATGACTCACTCGAAAACGGTGTGGTGGTCGATCTGCGATCGTCCGATGCGTTTGCAAACGAGCATGTGCCGGGATCCATCAACATCCCCATCGAAATGCTTTCGCCCTGGGCCGGCTGGTTGGTCGACTACGACAAACCTGTGTCTCTGATCTGCAAACCAGAGGAACTGGAGGAAGCCGCACGCGTTCTGCACGCGATCGGTTGCGATCACATTGCCGGCGGCTTCGATGCCTCCGCAATCTTAGGGAGCGGCCGGGCCACTGAATCTTATGAAACAGCAACCCCAGAAGATCTTGCCGACGCCATCCGAGGTGGCGAAGTCACTTTGATCGATGTCCGCTCGCAAGAGGAATGGGACGAAGGACACATTGAGCAAGCGACGCACCATTTCTTGGGCCGACTTCCTGACACCCTCGGGCAGATTCCCCGCGAGACCAAAGTGGTGACGCAATGCCGCAGCGGAGCCCGCGCCGCCATCGCAGCCAGTGTTCTGCAATCCAAAGGATACAAGGACGTCGCCAATTTGACCGGAGGCTACATGGCTTGGAAACAAGCGGAACTGCCCACCGTCCACCAACAGCCCGCTTCGTCAACTGCTTGATTGTGCCAAGCAAGCTGGAGCCTACACATTGTCACAACCAAACAACTCTGTGAGGCAAATGCTTGACACCTTTCTTCGACCTCCGACTTCCATTTGCTCCTTCCCCACTCAGGCCGCTCCAATGAACACCCCGTTGCGATTTTCTTTTGTCCTGCTTTCTACTTTGCTCCTTTCGGTTTCGTCCGCGGCACAAGAAAACACGCCAGGTTTTCGAGGTGGCCGAGGCCCCGGATTCGGACAGGGCATGGGACGGGGGCCGCGAGGGGGTCGCGGAATGGGGCCCGGTCGGGCTGCTGGCAACGAGTCACCTCACGCGGACAACCAACACGGCCACGACGAACGTCATGATGCCGACCACGAGGTGTTTCAATACCTCCTGCAAAACCACGACAAGATCAAACGCACCGTGAAGGAGCTTCCCAACGGTGTGGAGACCCTGACGCAATCCGACGTTCCAGACATTGCAGATAAGATCAAGGAACATGTGCACTGGATGGAGGATCGCATTGAGAACACAAATCCGATCCGGATGCGTGATCCGTTGTTTGCCGAATTGTTTCAACACACGGACAAGATTCAGATGAGACACGAAGAGACGGAAACGGGGGTGCGTGTCATTGAAACGTCCGACGATCCTTACGTGGCCGACCTGATCCAAGCCCACGCGAAGGTGGTCTCGGGCTTTGTCGAACGAGGTTTTGCGGAGGCGATGAAGAACCACGCCGTACCTGGTAAACCAGCTCGTGATTTCAAAACGACTGCGACTCCCGCGATTGCAGGTGTCGGCGAGATTGTCCGCTTACCCGATGCGTCCCAGCAACCTCGACCAGGAACCAAACTCTTGGTCGATCTGACTCGGGGAGCCAACCCGAACGACGTCAATCCGGCACTGAAGAAACTTGCGAAGTACCTCAACATCTGGGCAGGTGCGGGAGAGGAACCCGCCAGCCTTCAATTGGCGGTGGTGTTCCACGGTGACGCAACGCTTGTCGTTCTCGAACCAGGTGCCTACGCGGCCAAGTTCCAAACCGATGACAATCCGAATCTCTCGTTACTGCGAAAACTTCACGAGGCCGGAGTGGACATGTATGTCTGTGGCCAATCGTTGATTTCGAGTGGCGGTCAACCCGATGAGGTGGTCGTGTTCGTGGAAACCGCAGTTTCAGCCGTGACTTCCGTTGCCAACCTGCAAGCGGACGGCTTCGCTTACCTCCCGCTCGGGAATTGAGACACCGAGATATTGAATGAGGAGACAACCCATGACACTCAAAACAACACTTCTTCCCGCAGGCATCTCGCTCGTCTTAGTTTGGACAATCGGATGTCGCCCCGCATCGCAGGCCACCTCGTCCAACACGCAGTCCGCCGACCAATCCGACATTGTGATTGCCGCGGATCAGGTCCCCAGCGAAGCGAATCGACAAGCCATGCTGCAAGCCAAAGACGACCTCTTTCAAAGCCTGTCGGGACGTTTGAAAGAAGTCATGAGTGGCCAAGGACCGACCGCGGCCATTTCAGTTTGCAAAAACGAGGCGACTCAGATCGCAAAGGAAGTCAGTGAGAAACACGGATTGCAGATTGGACGCACCGGCGTGCGTTTGAGAAACCCGAACAACCAACCGCCGAAGTGGGCGAAAGAACTGACAGACAACCAGGTCGATGAACCAACGTTCGTTTCCCTCAGCAATGGCAACGCCGCGGCGCTGCTTCCAATCAAGTTGCAATCACAATGTCTGATGTGCCACGGCCCCCGCGACGAAATCGCTCCAATCATCCAAGAACAACTGACCAAGCTCTACCCGGACGATCGGGCGACGGGCTTTCGTGAAGGAGAACTCCGCGGTTGGTTTTGGGTGGAGATGCCAACAAGCTAAATTCAAACTCACAAACTGTCTGCTCGCTTCAGTCGACATTCCTGCTTTCTTAAGACACTCAACCAATGCACTTACGACCGACCTCATTCTTCTTCGTGGCAACCATGGTGTTGCCGTTTTTGGCCTCCAATGAGGCTCATGCTCAACTGGGTGGCTTGTTCGGTGGTGGCCCAAAAATCGAAACGGTCGACACCAGCACGGTCGCCAAAATGC contains these protein-coding regions:
- a CDS encoding c-type heme family protein, which gives rise to MTLKTTLLPAGISLVLVWTIGCRPASQATSSNTQSADQSDIVIAADQVPSEANRQAMLQAKDDLFQSLSGRLKEVMSGQGPTAAISVCKNEATQIAKEVSEKHGLQIGRTGVRLRNPNNQPPKWAKELTDNQVDEPTFVSLSNGNAAALLPIKLQSQCLMCHGPRDEIAPIIQEQLTKLYPDDRATGFREGELRGWFWVEMPTS
- a CDS encoding MBL fold metallo-hydrolase; translation: MLLKYFYDSKLAHASYMVGCQKTQEAVIVDPGRRIERYLEMAEREGLQITAVAETHIHADYVSGARELADRVGAKLFVSDAGPQDWKYEYVSGYPHQLLTDGDTFRIGEIGFETMHTPGHTPESLSFLLTDRGGGAATPMGIFTGDFVFVGSIGRPDLLEEAAGMMDTAEPGARDLFASIKRFFELPDHLQVWPAHGAGSACGKGLGAIPSSTVGYEKRYNPALQFDDEEEFVQYILADQPEAPKYFAVMKRVNKEGPKILGADHHHEMLSLDRLDDSLENGVVVDLRSSDAFANEHVPGSINIPIEMLSPWAGWLVDYDKPVSLICKPEELEEAARVLHAIGCDHIAGGFDASAILGSGRATESYETATPEDLADAIRGGEVTLIDVRSQEEWDEGHIEQATHHFLGRLPDTLGQIPRETKVVTQCRSGARAAIAASVLQSKGYKDVANLTGGYMAWKQAELPTVHQQPASSTA
- a CDS encoding sulfite exporter TauE/SafE family protein, which gives rise to MSGLEVLFGCIVGFALGLTGGGGGIFAVPLLVYGLSIAPREAVGISLASVGGTALSGAVPRLIRGEVELRTGLLFAISGMLGAPVGSYLSTLVPENVLLILFACLMCVVAHRMWVKAAHPQLATGTCSTEGKPRVDRSACQRDADGQLRLTSRCARLLIVVGLVTGVLSGLFGVGGGFVIVPALVLFSGMAIHSAVATSLFVVVLISISGVSSHLIAGNELSSTTAALFTAGGLVGMQFGGFVAKHLHGSTLQKTFAIAVIVVACFVILKSVVA
- a CDS encoding DsrE family protein; this translates as MGPGRAAGNESPHADNQHGHDERHDADHEVFQYLLQNHDKIKRTVKELPNGVETLTQSDVPDIADKIKEHVHWMEDRIENTNPIRMRDPLFAELFQHTDKIQMRHEETETGVRVIETSDDPYVADLIQAHAKVVSGFVERGFAEAMKNHAVPGKPARDFKTTATPAIAGVGEIVRLPDASQQPRPGTKLLVDLTRGANPNDVNPALKKLAKYLNIWAGAGEEPASLQLAVVFHGDATLVVLEPGAYAAKFQTDDNPNLSLLRKLHEAGVDMYVCGQSLISSGGQPDEVVVFVETAVSAVTSVANLQADGFAYLPLGN
- a CDS encoding RNA polymerase sigma factor translates to MLGPETRTSLIGNLENPASEEVWTEFVAIYRPLVIRVAQAKGLQHADAEDLSQEVFAVVRRSIASFHSRGDGSFRAWLFRITRNLVINHLTRSQGPIGSGDSQVHRWLQQQPDPTQETATLFDFELRRQQLHWAADRVQPKVEPDTWQAFWMTAVEGHSFSEVARSLDKSVGAVRMAKCRVMARLQKEVQQLSSQWESNQ
- a CDS encoding GDSL-type esterase/lipase family protein; this encodes MLAPIVFSLVVGSLSPAGAEDSLREAVECHPRQGLPNFIAKAEAGETVRVAYLGGSITAAPGWRVQSRDWLAERYPNATIEEIHAAIGGTGSGLGVFRLQQDALRHQPDLLFVEFAVNDGGVAPERIHQSMEGIVRQTWAADPNIDICFLYTLTKQMLGDLQAGKMPRAASAMEVLADHYQIPSIHFGVEVARLESAGELVFQAPKPADFQATPMVFSTDGVHPHVETGHRVYTETIVRSWPAISKASGSAKAHELKQPLRDDNWQGAKMVPITPEMLSGAWQKLDSNDGLAKRFQRNMSVLYQAKEPGAAIEFTFNGINAGVFDLLGPDGGQVRIELDGKQQTRNRIDGYCTYHRMATLNLGSDLMPGRHTVRIELTPAELDKREILFERNQADIDQKPEKYQGHTWYASSLMLIGNLE
- a CDS encoding serine/threonine-protein kinase, whose product is MIARPPIKQTHLSEDTLHAFLHDELKDDTREVTQHIETCEQCQRQVEQLATSGWNDDDLGQLLRDRGSANRLAQENPTLPPSGRNDVDTDDFLTNANLKHSAGARPLSFLDEPTDGDSIGRFARYEIKEILGRGGMGIVMRALDTSLGRQCAVKVLSPELATSAAARKRFSREARSAAAVVHPHVVPIQTVDEHNGLPYLVMPVVEGQSLQQRVEQGGPLSPLEAVRIATQIAEGLTAAHEQGLIHRDIKPANILLENGVERVQITDFGLARAVDDASMTRSGVIAGTPQYMSPEQAHGDAMDHRSDLFSLGSVIYFMLTGRSPFRAETTMGVLNRIGNDAPRSLREINAEVPDWLESLVMRLLSKDPSHRYQRSADVAEVLKGWQAYLLDPTRSPPEPIKPIATSPTNPKGGRSFIGTRFPWILAAGMFGFFAWAAIVLVLQSDNGTLRIESHAEQDLPIQVRRGDEVVQEMTVTDDGQSIQVRSGEYTVEIAGQYDGIQIDNQQVKIERGDTHVITITQQTNDPNAPNPLSQNAHRQNKPVSEPPKISPFTRMVFEGGRVVVVSDDETFEVLEIERFPIDELIEKTQRIYGQKWKKRLSEDLPEVLGNLDVEPKQTVRLKLRAIDTGDIEITEKMMTEANRRQLYIDNEHNQPEVAKRLEMSQLKREPSTDSDLEKTKSILPLHWGGTTYGFRVTIDNDVKHEGDASASLEALNKERGMGFGTLVQAIRADRYAGKRLKYSGFLKTKDVRNAGLWMRIDSEERGTVAFDNMVSRRIQGTQDWQQVEIVLDVPKDATIITFGAIMSNKGRLWADDLSLDVVDESVPATQPEMKPVKQEIQSPMGMADQPQNLDFEEGPGHTVFRGRNVRVFNQASNQFRLNRLPGNSRIRKMQDAVETYMSTLQPPSQSQPDNPQK
- a CDS encoding methyltransferase family protein yields the protein MPQSTFISSVPEPSMESPTTISRQQNATVSDGGWARRIVAGYLVVQAASTLIWWGMLILFPASIRWFWPERWPVESLWVFGLADGGLIVAGSALAALLVMRQSAWASIAVWSVAATVWYPTLVCVAVSAWTGEAWVGSSLMISMAGLSLAMATIHGRDGQPATIRTTCMLPRRAIVCTLAQTAIFWSTFLWVLPMGLLEWQLTMGVTRFQHPLQEPVAIGGFLVASVLGLWSGISMSVGGEATPLPTATASKLVVEGPYRLVRNPMAVAGIGQGIAVGWYLGSWFVIAYAFTGAVVWHLLVRPVEERDLKLRFGEDYLRYQNEVALWVPRWPGAHLASRTTLMRLSSPSETSVDAVERFKP